From a single Pseudoliparis swirei isolate HS2019 ecotype Mariana Trench chromosome 12, NWPU_hadal_v1, whole genome shotgun sequence genomic region:
- the rsph9 gene encoding radial spoke head protein 9 homolog, translated as MDSNSLYYSLELVAGTGSTLSVEQRAALQTSLVMLKKNYKFHRVLFWGKILGLNSDYFIAQGRGEDEMQDKKNLYSLNCMDWSLLPPATDSMIQDVSKAAKSRFIGDPSYVYEYHEKKPEQEDEAGENEAAIKVIEEIRLAVTVHLIEEEASVVPRGAFVKSPLGVVQINRSFGGLSQSEARKLDSFFHFSKAKNPEKSILEIGDLNPAIDFLDVLSDDIPKGSWSLQFECASSVCVLRSLLWLGLTFYHVPMTPQHGYIYIGDGAKNLDLPFML; from the exons ATGGACTCAAACTCGTTGTACTATTCTCTGGAACTCGTTGCGGGGACCGGAAGCACTTTAAGCGTCGAGCAACGAGCCGCCCTGCAGACGTCTCTGGTGATGCTCAAGAAAAACTACAAGTTCCATCGGGTCTTGTTCTGGGGCAAAATACTGGGGCTAAACAGTGATTATTTCATCGCtcaggggagaggagaagatgagATGCAGGACAAAAAGAACCTCTACAG CTTGAACTGCatggactggtctctgctgcctcctgccaCAGACTCCATGATCCAAGACGTGTCCAAGGCTGCGAAGAGTCGCTTCATCGGAGACCCCTCTTACGTGTACGAGTATCACGAGAAGAAGCCCGAACAGGAGGATGAAGCTGGAGAGAATGAAGCAGCT ATCAAAGTCATCGAGGAAATCCGGCTGGCGGTGACGGTCCATCTGATCGAGGAGGAAGCGTCTGTGGTGCCTCGTGGCGCCTTCGTTAAAAGTCCTCTTGGTGTTGTCCAGATCAACCGCAGCTTTGGGG gtcTGTCTCAATCAGAAGCGAGGAAGCTTGACAGCTTCTTTCACTTCAGCAAAGCAAAGAATCCGGAGAAATCCATCCTGGAAATTGGGGATTTGAACCCAGCGATCGACTTCCTGGATGTACTGAGCGACGACATTCCTAAAG gatcgtgGAGTCTTCAGTTTGAATGtgccagcagtgtgtgtgtgctccgcaGCCTGTTGTGGCTCGGCCTGACCTTCTACCACGTGCCGATGACGCCGCAGCACGGATACATCTACATCGGGGACGGCGCTAAGAACCTGGACCTTCCCTTCATGCTGTGA
- the mrps18a gene encoding 39S ribosomal protein S18a, mitochondrial isoform X1 — protein sequence MAARSMLRSVWSSFSGLKVVNVKVQQMINVPQLSALTIQTRGIRQVVKKQEGKITTIEGHILDVRTAPEPPNPAAKCPIYRWNLQHKYNYTDVLLLSQFIRSDGGLLPKRITGLCPEEHKKIAICVQMAHRAGLLPDHKPQLPEGHVPRKSKSQLNRYLTRWSINTVKPIKRTGLKWCKKRMAVGDPLLKDNVRYGVKHLNIKH from the exons ATGGCAGCCCGCAGTATGCTGAGGTCTGTGTGGAGCTCATTTTCGGGTTTGAAAGTAGTGAATGTTAAAGTCCAACAGATGATAAATGTTCCCCAACTATCGGCTTTAACCATTCAGACTCGAGGAATCCGCCAAG TGGTGAAGAAGCAGGAGGGTAAAATAACAACG ATTGAGGGACACATACTGGACGTTCGAACGGCACCAGAGCCTCCGAACCCCGCAGCCAAGTGTCCGATCTACAGGTGGAACCTGCAACACAAATACAACTACACG GACGTCCTGTTGCTTAGTCAGTTCATCAGGTCAGATGGAGGGTTGTTGCCAAAGAGAATCACTGGTCTCTGTCCAGAGGAGCATAAGAAGATCGCCATCTGCGTCCAGATGGCCCACAGAGCAG GTCTGCTCCCCGACCATAAGCCCCAACTTCCAGAGGGCCACGTCCCAAGGAAGTCCAAGTCACAACTGAACAG ATACCTCACCCGCTGGTCCATCAACACGGTGAAACCCATCAAGAGAACTGGACTGAAGTGGTGTAAGAAGCGCATGGCTGTCGGCGACCCACTCCTCAAGGACAATGTGCGTTATGGTGTCAAGCACCTTAATATAAAACACTGA
- the mrps18a gene encoding 39S ribosomal protein S18a, mitochondrial isoform X2, with product MAARSMLRSVWSSFSGLKVVNVKVQQMINVPQLSALTIQTRGIRQVVKKQEGKITTIEGHILDVRTAPEPPNPAAKCPIYRWNLQHKYNYTDVLLLSQFIRSDGGLLPKRITGLCPEEHKKIAICVQMAHRAGRCSCRLLVCVLESSSAPNSNHVCSPTISPNFQRATSQGSPSHN from the exons ATGGCAGCCCGCAGTATGCTGAGGTCTGTGTGGAGCTCATTTTCGGGTTTGAAAGTAGTGAATGTTAAAGTCCAACAGATGATAAATGTTCCCCAACTATCGGCTTTAACCATTCAGACTCGAGGAATCCGCCAAG TGGTGAAGAAGCAGGAGGGTAAAATAACAACG ATTGAGGGACACATACTGGACGTTCGAACGGCACCAGAGCCTCCGAACCCCGCAGCCAAGTGTCCGATCTACAGGTGGAACCTGCAACACAAATACAACTACACG GACGTCCTGTTGCTTAGTCAGTTCATCAGGTCAGATGGAGGGTTGTTGCCAAAGAGAATCACTGGTCTCTGTCCAGAGGAGCATAAGAAGATCGCCATCTGCGTCCAGATGGCCCACAGAGCAGGTCGGTGTTCCTGCCGGCTCCTCGTTTGTGTCCTTGAATCTTCGTCCGCACCAAACTCAAATCAT GTCTGCTCCCCGACCATAAGCCCCAACTTCCAGAGGGCCACGTCCCAAGGAAGTCCAAGTCACAACTGA